The following coding sequences are from one Enterococcus sp. 4G2_DIV0659 window:
- a CDS encoding nucleobase:cation symporter-2 family protein, producing MDKQNQSETQNQNGKAAVLGLQHLLAMYAGAVAVPLLIGTGLNFNSEQMTYLISIDIFMCGIATLLQLTVNKFFGIGLPVVLGCAIQAVAPLIMIGSDKGVGAIYGSIIASGIFVVLVSGMFSKIKKLFPPLVTGTVITVIGLTLIPVAVEKMGGGQATATNFGETTNLLLAFVTIGLIIVVQVWGRGFIKSIAVLVGLVGGTILAAVLGQVNLAPVGEATWFHFPQPFYFGTPTFDFSSILLMIIISIVSMVESTGVYFALGDITGKKVGEEELKKGYRAEGLAVILGGIFNTFPYTGFSQNVGLVQLSGIKTRRPIYYSAFFLIALGLLPKVGAVAQIIPEPVLGGGMLVMFGMVAVQGMRMLSKVDYTNDKNLLIIAISIGFGLGFNMIPTLFQQMPETVRMFTGNGIVMSSLTAIILNLLFNGLKSQEGSEEV from the coding sequence ATGGATAAACAGAACCAATCAGAAACACAAAATCAAAATGGCAAAGCGGCAGTATTAGGCTTACAACATTTATTAGCGATGTATGCTGGAGCAGTGGCCGTTCCATTATTGATTGGGACAGGGCTGAATTTTAATTCAGAGCAAATGACTTATTTGATTTCTATTGATATTTTCATGTGTGGTATTGCGACATTATTGCAGCTAACAGTGAATAAATTTTTTGGAATTGGTTTACCAGTAGTTTTAGGTTGTGCAATTCAAGCAGTAGCACCATTAATCATGATTGGTAGCGATAAAGGCGTAGGGGCAATTTACGGATCGATCATTGCATCAGGGATTTTTGTTGTTCTTGTGTCAGGAATGTTTTCAAAGATTAAAAAATTATTTCCTCCGTTGGTAACTGGAACAGTTATCACTGTGATAGGTTTGACTTTAATACCAGTAGCCGTTGAAAAAATGGGTGGAGGTCAAGCAACTGCGACTAATTTTGGAGAGACCACTAATTTACTTTTAGCTTTTGTAACGATTGGTTTGATTATTGTTGTTCAAGTTTGGGGACGAGGATTTATAAAGTCAATCGCCGTTTTAGTGGGCTTAGTTGGTGGAACAATCCTTGCTGCCGTATTAGGACAAGTCAATTTGGCGCCTGTTGGTGAAGCAACATGGTTCCATTTTCCTCAACCTTTTTATTTTGGTACACCAACTTTTGATTTTTCGTCTATTCTTTTGATGATTATTATTTCTATAGTAAGTATGGTTGAGTCGACAGGGGTTTATTTTGCGTTAGGAGATATTACAGGGAAGAAAGTCGGAGAAGAAGAGTTGAAAAAAGGATACCGTGCGGAAGGATTGGCCGTTATCTTAGGTGGAATCTTTAATACATTTCCTTATACTGGTTTTTCCCAAAATGTTGGTTTAGTTCAACTTTCAGGGATCAAAACTCGCCGCCCGATTTATTATTCAGCGTTCTTTTTGATAGCGTTGGGGTTATTACCAAAAGTTGGCGCTGTTGCTCAGATTATTCCAGAACCTGTATTAGGCGGTGGAATGTTAGTCATGTTTGGCATGGTGGCAGTGCAAGGAATGCGGATGTTATCAAAAGTTGATTATACAAATGATAAGAATTTGTTGATCATTGCCATTTCTATCGGTTTTGGTTTGGGATTCAATATGATTCCTACATTGTTCCAGCAAATGCCAGAAACGGTCAGAATGTTTACTGGAAATGGGATTGTAATGAGTAGTTTAACGGCGATAATTTTGAATTTATTATTTAACGGATTGAAAAGTCAAGAAGGATCTGAAGAAGTGTAA
- a CDS encoding xanthine phosphoribosyltransferase, with translation MDELVKRIKADGRVLGEGVLKVDSFVTHQVDPDLMAAIGYRFAEVFADAGITKVVTIEASGIAPAVFAAQKLGVPMIFARKAKSLTMDEELLTSSVYSFTKQVTSQISISRKFLSSEDKVLIIDDFLANGQAAKGLVELCQQAGAEVDGIGIVIEKSFQDGRALLEEMGMRVVSLARIASLQNGTVEFLEGDA, from the coding sequence ATGGATGAATTAGTGAAACGAATCAAAGCAGATGGGCGAGTATTAGGTGAAGGTGTCTTAAAAGTAGATAGTTTTGTGACTCACCAAGTTGATCCCGATTTGATGGCAGCGATCGGATATCGTTTTGCTGAAGTGTTTGCAGATGCTGGTATTACAAAAGTTGTGACAATCGAGGCTTCTGGTATTGCACCAGCCGTTTTTGCGGCACAAAAATTAGGCGTGCCGATGATTTTTGCGCGTAAAGCAAAAAGTTTAACGATGGATGAAGAATTGTTGACATCTTCCGTGTATTCATTTACCAAACAAGTAACAAGTCAAATTTCTATTTCACGAAAATTCTTATCTAGTGAAGACAAGGTTTTGATTATTGATGATTTCTTAGCGAATGGTCAGGCGGCAAAAGGGTTAGTAGAATTGTGTCAACAAGCAGGAGCTGAGGTAGATGGTATTGGTATCGTTATTGAAAAATCTTTCCAAGATGGACGGGCTCTGCTAGAGGAGATGGGTATGCGTGTTGTGTCCTTGGCTCGTATTGCTTCTTTACAAAATGGAACAGTTGAATTTCTTGAGGGGGATGCATAA
- a CDS encoding hydrolase, whose translation MNEKWVPEIVTPLKQDIVQVPKVIAKASGIRIFGKKIKSIIFTTDIAIIRNTDANAVIAVYPFTPHPAITKSIIEAADIPVFSGVGGGLTQGQRSAYMSLFAEAQGSIGVVLNGPTPVETVEMVCEVVDIPVVSTVTSIHTPIDEKLAAGVTMINISAGKETAKTVKFFRDNYPELPIIATGGPTDASIEETIEAGANAITYTPPSNGELFSHKMDKYRNLEKPTNQ comes from the coding sequence ATGAATGAAAAATGGGTTCCCGAAATTGTCACACCGTTAAAGCAAGATATCGTTCAAGTGCCAAAAGTCATTGCAAAAGCAAGTGGTATCAGAATTTTTGGCAAAAAAATTAAATCAATTATTTTTACAACAGATATTGCTATTATTAGAAATACAGATGCGAATGCAGTTATTGCGGTGTATCCATTTACACCGCATCCAGCCATTACAAAAAGTATTATTGAAGCAGCGGATATTCCTGTTTTTTCTGGTGTGGGAGGCGGTCTAACACAAGGACAGCGCTCAGCTTATATGAGTTTATTTGCAGAAGCCCAAGGGTCGATTGGGGTGGTTTTAAATGGCCCAACACCTGTGGAAACAGTTGAAATGGTCTGTGAGGTTGTAGATATTCCTGTTGTGAGTACAGTTACATCAATTCATACGCCTATTGATGAGAAATTGGCAGCAGGAGTGACAATGATCAATATTAGCGCAGGGAAGGAGACGGCAAAAACAGTTAAGTTTTTCCGTGATAACTATCCAGAGCTGCCAATTATTGCTACAGGAGGCCCAACTGATGCTTCCATTGAAGAGACAATTGAAGCAGGAGCGAATGCGATTACTTACACACCGCCGAGTAATGGTGAATTGTTCAGCCATAAAATGGACAAATACCGAAATTTAGAAAAACCAACTAATCAGTAA
- a CDS encoding glycoside hydrolase family 73 protein, whose amino-acid sequence MNSQRYKKKKVRKNNLPALFAGLLIVGVVFIFSINILSDSSETEVETAQQNEQVSKEQFIDRISPHAKELQASYGVLPSIIIGQGILESNWGQSTLASKYNNLFGIKAYGNQKKINLETKEYINEEWIVIQGDFRVYNTWEESMDDHTRLFVNGVTWNPRLYEHVLLAKNYKQAAKALQDAGYATDPTYADKVIHVIESYDLDQYDH is encoded by the coding sequence ATGAACAGTCAAAGGTATAAAAAGAAAAAAGTGAGAAAAAACAATTTACCAGCATTGTTTGCAGGTTTGTTAATTGTGGGAGTAGTGTTTATTTTTTCAATCAATATTTTATCTGATAGCTCAGAAACAGAAGTTGAGACAGCTCAGCAAAATGAGCAAGTATCAAAAGAACAATTTATTGATAGAATCAGTCCTCATGCGAAAGAATTACAAGCTTCGTACGGCGTTTTACCAAGTATTATTATTGGACAAGGAATTTTAGAATCAAATTGGGGACAAAGTACGCTAGCGTCCAAATACAATAATTTATTTGGGATCAAAGCATACGGCAATCAGAAAAAAATCAATCTTGAAACAAAAGAGTATATCAATGAAGAGTGGATCGTCATCCAAGGGGACTTTAGGGTATATAATACTTGGGAAGAGTCGATGGATGACCATACGCGGTTGTTTGTTAATGGTGTGACATGGAATCCTCGTTTATATGAGCATGTTCTTTTAGCCAAAAATTATAAACAGGCGGCAAAAGCTTTACAAGATGCTGGATATGCCACTGATCCTACATACGCAGACAAAGTGATCCACGTGATTGAAAGCTACGATCTTGATCAATATGATCACTGA
- a CDS encoding Gfo/Idh/MocA family protein, with translation MKLYQWGIIGLGEIAASFADSFQQDNSVLAAVASRTLAKAEAFAKEHNIPKAYGSFEELLSDPAIDIIYVAVPNRQHIEHILKALNAGKHVLCEKAITMTSDELTQAMTLAKEKNLLLAEAMTIFNMPLYHELKSQIDSGRFGKLKMIQAPFGSYKEPDPDNRFFNPDLAGGALLDIGTYAVSFARWFLTSQPTVIASVMQPFSTGVDEQSATILQNDHQEMATISLSFQAKMPKQGIVAFENAYIVINEYPRADEAKIFFNDGTTETIVSGSSDQALNYEITNMVEMIEGRLPNRSLFLTKEVIAILDQMQQTWNK, from the coding sequence ATGAAACTTTATCAATGGGGGATTATTGGACTTGGAGAGATTGCAGCTAGTTTTGCGGATAGTTTTCAGCAAGATAATAGTGTATTAGCTGCTGTCGCTTCTAGAACGTTGGCAAAGGCGGAAGCTTTTGCTAAGGAACACAATATTCCCAAGGCTTATGGATCATTTGAAGAATTACTAAGTGATCCAGCTATCGATATCATTTACGTAGCAGTTCCTAATAGACAACATATTGAACACATCTTAAAAGCTTTGAACGCTGGAAAACATGTTCTATGTGAAAAAGCTATTACGATGACGAGTGATGAGCTGACCCAAGCAATGACATTAGCTAAAGAAAAAAATCTACTATTAGCTGAAGCGATGACGATTTTCAATATGCCTTTATATCATGAACTAAAAAGTCAAATTGATTCTGGGCGCTTTGGAAAATTAAAAATGATTCAAGCACCTTTTGGTAGTTACAAAGAACCTGATCCTGACAATCGTTTCTTTAATCCAGACTTGGCTGGTGGGGCTTTGTTAGACATCGGTACTTATGCCGTTTCCTTTGCTCGTTGGTTTTTAACCTCTCAGCCTACAGTAATCGCTTCTGTTATGCAGCCTTTTTCAACAGGTGTCGATGAACAATCAGCGACTATTTTACAAAATGATCACCAAGAAATGGCTACAATTTCCTTAAGCTTTCAAGCAAAAATGCCTAAACAAGGAATTGTTGCCTTTGAAAATGCCTACATCGTTATTAATGAGTATCCCCGTGCAGATGAAGCAAAAATCTTTTTTAATGATGGTACGACTGAAACCATCGTCTCAGGTTCTAGCGATCAAGCCTTAAATTATGAAATCACTAATATGGTTGAAATGATCGAAGGGCGACTGCCTAACCGTTCTTTATTTTTAACAAAAGAGGTCATTGCTATTTTGGATCAGATGCAACAAACTTGGAACAAATGA
- a CDS encoding aromatic acid exporter family protein: MKIGLRTIKTAVSATLAMIVAESLGLLYPASAGIISVLSVTNTKKTSVLTGLYRLLSLALATGIAYVCFSLLGFNPFAFGVYLLLFIPGAVYFKLSDGIVVSSVLVTQYLVEKDLSFAIIGNEFLLMTIGVGFALLMNLYMPDVEKRLKEDQEVIEIMFRKILNNMAAHLNQHGKERNLFESCDELKSFIRTGENWAKKHAENQLLSSNDYYLDYFTMRRMQSNSLRDMLRLLEKITVEAEQVENIEKLLHYTAETFAKNNDGQEILDRIAQVYEAYRQKELPKTREEFENRAQLFQLLQVFESFIQIKAEFAKHQNEK; this comes from the coding sequence ATGAAAATTGGATTACGAACGATTAAAACAGCTGTTAGTGCTACATTAGCGATGATTGTTGCAGAAAGCTTGGGACTGTTATATCCTGCATCCGCAGGGATTATCTCTGTATTAAGTGTGACGAATACAAAAAAAACATCTGTGCTAACAGGACTTTACCGCTTACTTTCCTTAGCCTTAGCCACTGGGATTGCTTATGTTTGTTTTTCTCTTTTAGGGTTTAATCCTTTTGCTTTTGGTGTGTATCTACTTTTGTTTATTCCAGGAGCCGTTTATTTTAAGCTTTCAGATGGAATCGTGGTTAGTTCGGTACTTGTTACACAGTATTTAGTAGAAAAGGATTTATCTTTTGCAATCATAGGAAATGAATTTTTGCTGATGACAATTGGTGTGGGGTTTGCTTTGCTTATGAATTTGTATATGCCAGATGTTGAAAAACGGTTGAAAGAAGATCAAGAAGTAATAGAAATAATGTTTCGTAAAATTTTGAATAATATGGCAGCACACTTGAATCAACATGGAAAAGAACGGAATTTATTTGAGTCATGTGATGAATTGAAAAGCTTTATTCGAACGGGAGAAAATTGGGCGAAAAAACATGCTGAGAATCAGTTATTATCTTCTAACGATTATTATTTAGATTATTTTACAATGCGTCGGATGCAAAGCAATAGCTTAAGAGATATGTTGCGGCTATTGGAGAAGATTACAGTGGAAGCTGAACAAGTAGAAAATATTGAAAAACTGTTGCATTATACAGCTGAAACATTTGCTAAAAATAATGATGGCCAAGAAATTTTAGACAGAATTGCTCAAGTCTATGAAGCGTACCGACAAAAAGAATTACCCAAAACAAGAGAAGAATTTGAGAATCGTGCGCAATTATTTCAACTACTGCAAGTATTCGAATCGTTTATACAAATTAAAGCGGAGTTTGCTAAACATCAGAATGAAAAATAG
- a CDS encoding FUSC family protein codes for MEIGPFRLGLRTLKTALAVMLCIILFKVFDRGAPMIAALAAVFSLRQDLTTSLSFGKSRILGNTLGGGLAIVYFLVKDLFSNDFLVELLLLPFLVIVVIVISDGMNNNSGIISAIATLLLISLSIPQGESFYFALARVIDTFIGTFIGIGLNFFFKPKPLEEKHEIEEDLAELEQKEKELEELKQRIQRKIEAQKKE; via the coding sequence ATGGAAATCGGTCCTTTTCGTTTAGGTTTACGCACCTTAAAAACAGCTTTAGCGGTGATGTTGTGCATTATTTTATTTAAAGTATTTGACCGTGGCGCTCCCATGATTGCAGCTTTAGCTGCGGTTTTTTCTTTACGCCAAGACTTAACAACTAGCCTTTCTTTTGGTAAGTCAAGAATTCTCGGGAATACTTTAGGTGGCGGTCTAGCAATTGTCTATTTTCTAGTCAAGGATCTTTTTTCCAATGATTTTCTGGTTGAATTGCTTTTATTGCCATTTTTAGTGATCGTAGTTATCGTGATTTCTGATGGTATGAATAATAATTCTGGTATCATCTCAGCAATCGCAACCTTATTATTGATCTCATTGAGTATTCCACAAGGTGAATCCTTTTATTTTGCTTTAGCCCGTGTCATTGACACATTCATCGGAACATTCATTGGTATTGGATTAAATTTCTTTTTCAAACCAAAACCGTTGGAGGAAAAGCACGAAATCGAAGAAGATTTGGCTGAGTTAGAACAGAAGGAAAAAGAATTGGAAGAACTGAAACAACGGATTCAAAGAAAAATAGAAGCGCAAAAAAAAGAGTAA
- a CDS encoding flavin monoamine oxidase family protein, whose amino-acid sequence MANKYDVIIVGAGFAGLSAGLALKEKGLNTCILEARGRVGGRTETKWLDKDMQIDLGGQWIGPTQDRMYELVEKYNVKIFPTQLFGKEKYYYFNEIHDQVPPEMMTMFDVIDDLAKKVNLEAPQKSPDINYQDRVTFDAWLHTQIDDEEVIEFLGRILAGGLLSSDAGEVSLFQVLYYIASGQGTEILLGSKGGAQQDRIVGGPQALASKMAEDYGSELKLNQVVRTVRKMDQSYFVETENGNCYETKFVLMALPPSVLNSKITFIPELPTMKKKMLQNILPGSASKYHAVYDKPFWRKQGLSGQFNLSQGWIMESIDNSNENREEGIITFFVYGVDSIKLNELPEEKRKQLLINELVKVYGEQAREPKYFLTQDWNEETFTNGCFTGHFAPCGFLKYGAIIREEVGGIHWAGTETATIWNGYFEGAVRSGEREAEKIIKKNELLSMKNM is encoded by the coding sequence ATGGCTAATAAGTACGATGTAATAATTGTAGGAGCTGGATTTGCAGGGTTATCTGCAGGACTGGCCCTTAAAGAAAAAGGGCTAAACACATGTATTTTAGAAGCTAGAGGTCGGGTTGGTGGACGTACAGAAACAAAATGGCTGGACAAAGACATGCAAATTGATTTAGGTGGACAATGGATTGGACCAACACAAGATAGAATGTATGAATTAGTTGAAAAATATAATGTAAAAATATTTCCAACACAACTTTTTGGGAAAGAAAAGTACTATTATTTTAATGAAATACATGATCAAGTTCCACCAGAGATGATGACAATGTTTGATGTAATTGATGATTTAGCAAAGAAGGTTAATTTAGAAGCCCCTCAAAAAAGTCCAGATATTAACTATCAAGATAGAGTTACATTTGATGCGTGGCTCCATACGCAAATAGATGATGAAGAAGTTATAGAATTTTTAGGTAGAATTTTAGCTGGTGGGCTTTTATCATCTGATGCTGGCGAAGTGTCTCTTTTTCAAGTGTTGTATTACATTGCTTCTGGCCAAGGGACAGAGATTCTTCTAGGTTCAAAAGGAGGCGCTCAACAGGACCGAATTGTTGGTGGACCTCAAGCTTTAGCAAGTAAAATGGCTGAAGACTACGGATCAGAATTGAAACTTAATCAAGTAGTCCGTACGGTTCGAAAAATGGATCAGTCTTATTTTGTGGAAACAGAGAATGGCAACTGTTATGAAACAAAATTTGTGCTTATGGCATTGCCGCCAAGCGTTCTAAATTCGAAAATTACATTTATTCCAGAATTACCAACGATGAAGAAAAAAATGCTTCAAAACATTTTACCAGGAAGTGCCTCAAAGTACCATGCAGTCTATGATAAACCATTTTGGCGTAAACAAGGTTTGTCTGGTCAATTCAACTTAAGCCAGGGCTGGATTATGGAATCAATCGATAATTCCAATGAAAATAGAGAAGAAGGAATTATTACATTTTTTGTTTATGGTGTTGATTCGATAAAATTAAATGAATTGCCAGAGGAAAAACGTAAGCAGTTACTAATAAATGAATTAGTAAAAGTATATGGTGAGCAAGCAAGAGAACCAAAGTACTTTTTAACACAAGATTGGAATGAGGAAACCTTTACAAATGGGTGTTTCACAGGTCACTTTGCACCATGTGGCTTCTTGAAGTATGGTGCAATTATCAGAGAAGAAGTAGGTGGTATCCATTGGGCTGGAACAGAAACAGCGACTATTTGGAATGGTTATTTTGAAGGTGCAGTAAGATCCGGCGAAAGAGAAGCCGAAAAAATAATAAAAAAAAATGAACTGTTGAGCATGAAAAACATGTAG
- a CDS encoding MerR family transcriptional regulator, with the protein MTEGYFTIKEIAKMYGISTHTIRHYEKLKMIRPERKENNYRLFSEKDIYRLNIIRDLKELGVSLKTIQSYLNYRTVENTTDLLRENSKRLEDEISLLNRKLSGMTSRLKIMDQLKMDEHQLNQLTIKSMKERQGFKRLTEFTDEATFEKEMRHVYGELLDVAEFYHFHYVGGILDWHPPGNSTYKGVFILEKKLMNNQLNQFTLEEGDYASYFYQGTYEQTSQSIGKMVAELKKENYRIIPPFYEFYLIDFHETSNKHEYLTEIQVKVEKP; encoded by the coding sequence ATGACAGAAGGTTATTTTACAATAAAAGAAATTGCGAAAATGTATGGTATTTCCACTCATACAATACGTCATTATGAAAAATTGAAAATGATCCGACCAGAAAGAAAAGAAAATAATTATCGTTTATTCTCTGAAAAAGATATTTATCGTTTGAATATCATTCGTGATTTAAAAGAGCTAGGCGTTTCATTAAAAACAATTCAGTCGTATCTAAACTATCGAACGGTAGAAAATACGACAGATCTATTGAGAGAAAATTCTAAACGACTTGAAGATGAGATTTCTCTATTGAATAGAAAATTATCAGGTATGACTTCCCGTTTAAAAATTATGGATCAGCTTAAAATGGATGAACACCAATTGAATCAACTGACAATCAAAAGTATGAAAGAGCGCCAAGGGTTTAAACGGTTAACTGAATTTACTGATGAGGCTACTTTTGAAAAAGAAATGAGACATGTATACGGAGAACTGCTTGACGTTGCAGAGTTCTATCACTTTCATTATGTAGGGGGAATACTAGACTGGCATCCACCTGGAAACAGTACATATAAAGGAGTATTTATTTTAGAAAAAAAGCTGATGAACAATCAGCTGAATCAGTTTACTTTAGAAGAAGGTGATTATGCTTCTTATTTTTATCAAGGGACATATGAGCAGACGAGTCAATCTATTGGAAAGATGGTAGCAGAATTAAAAAAAGAAAATTATCGTATTATTCCACCTTTTTATGAGTTTTATTTAATTGATTTCCATGAAACGAGTAATAAACATGAGTACCTAACAGAGATCCAAGTGAAAGTCGAAAAGCCTTGA
- a CDS encoding flotillin family protein translates to MGLGILGPIVLVVFILLMMLIVFISKYQTAKPDEALIISGSYLGNKNVHADERGNKIKIVRGGGAFVLPVFQRSNRISLLSSKLDVSTPEVYTEQGVPVMCDGTSIIKIGSSVEEIATAAEQFLGKTREELENEAREVLEGHLRSILGSMTVEEIYQNRDKFSQSVQEVASVDLAKMGLIIVSFTIKEVRDKNGYLDSLGKPRIAQVKRDADIAEAEAWKETRIKKAEAEKESQQAELQRQTEIAEASKEKELKLATYKEAQDIAKAKADQAYNLETAKAQQEVIAQEMEVKVIERQKQIELEEKEIVRREKQYDSEVKKKADADRYAKEQEALAQKAREVAEAEAERFRVESLAEAEANQTRLAGQAEAESILARGAAEAQAKQKIADAFKEYGEAAVLSMVMEMLPQLMKEAAQPLGNIDKISVVDTGGGGENAGANRITNYATNLLAGTQETLKETTGLDVKELIENFSKKGTNSNVNFYTEDEEK, encoded by the coding sequence ATGGGATTAGGGATTTTGGGACCGATTGTACTGGTTGTTTTCATTTTATTGATGATGTTGATTGTTTTTATTTCAAAATATCAAACAGCCAAACCAGACGAAGCGTTGATTATTAGTGGGAGTTACTTAGGAAACAAAAATGTACATGCCGATGAGCGTGGCAACAAAATAAAAATCGTGCGTGGCGGAGGAGCGTTTGTTCTTCCTGTCTTCCAGCGTTCAAATCGGATTAGTTTACTATCAAGTAAATTGGATGTATCGACTCCAGAAGTCTATACAGAACAAGGCGTTCCAGTCATGTGTGATGGAACATCGATCATCAAGATTGGTTCATCTGTTGAAGAAATTGCAACAGCTGCTGAACAATTTTTAGGGAAAACACGGGAAGAACTTGAAAATGAAGCTCGTGAAGTGTTAGAAGGACACTTACGTTCGATTTTAGGTTCAATGACTGTGGAAGAAATTTACCAAAACAGAGACAAATTCAGTCAAAGTGTGCAAGAAGTTGCCAGTGTCGATTTAGCAAAAATGGGTTTGATCATCGTATCATTTACCATCAAAGAAGTACGCGACAAAAATGGATACTTAGATTCTTTAGGTAAGCCAAGAATCGCACAAGTCAAACGTGATGCAGATATTGCTGAGGCCGAAGCTTGGAAGGAAACACGTATCAAAAAAGCTGAAGCAGAAAAAGAATCACAACAAGCAGAACTGCAACGTCAAACCGAAATAGCAGAAGCATCAAAAGAAAAAGAATTAAAACTTGCAACATACAAAGAAGCACAAGATATCGCTAAAGCCAAAGCTGACCAAGCCTATAACTTGGAAACAGCCAAAGCCCAACAAGAAGTTATTGCCCAAGAGATGGAAGTTAAAGTCATCGAACGTCAAAAACAAATCGAGTTGGAAGAAAAAGAAATTGTTCGTCGTGAGAAACAATACGATTCAGAAGTGAAGAAAAAAGCGGATGCAGATCGTTACGCGAAAGAACAAGAAGCTTTAGCGCAAAAAGCGCGTGAAGTGGCAGAAGCTGAAGCAGAACGTTTCCGTGTTGAATCTTTAGCTGAAGCTGAAGCGAATCAAACACGTTTAGCTGGTCAAGCAGAAGCCGAATCTATTTTAGCGCGTGGTGCTGCCGAAGCGCAAGCTAAACAAAAAATCGCTGATGCCTTCAAGGAATATGGCGAAGCAGCTGTATTAAGCATGGTTATGGAGATGTTACCACAATTAATGAAAGAAGCTGCTCAACCACTTGGCAATATTGATAAAATCTCTGTTGTCGATACTGGTGGCGGTGGTGAAAATGCAGGAGCTAACCGCATCACCAACTATGCAACAAATTTACTAGCAGGGACACAAGAAACCCTAAAAGAAACTACAGGGTTAGATGTCAAAGAATTGATAGAAAACTTCTCAAAAAAAGGAACGAACAGTAATGTAAATTTCTATACTGAGGACGAAGAAAAATAA